In Acinetobacter sp. C32I, one genomic interval encodes:
- the hslO gene encoding Hsp33 family molecular chaperone HslO, with protein MSDLRQRFFIEDCPVRGEVVHLEEALQTILAQREYMPAVQSLLGEMLSATALLASTLKIRGRISLQIQATGTFKWAMAECNHLGEVRALADYEEDPRFVEGTDSRTVLAALSNPVLFINIEPEHGERYQGIVPLDQPTLAGCLTQYYDLSAQIPTHIVLATNQQRSGGLLIQLLPRNDEEEQKLVDEDLWPRLTMLTETLKPEELTDLSANEILYRLYNEEEVRLPEVEQLKFGCTCSKERCANALIQIGVTAVHETLEAQNPIQMDCQFCNTRYEFTAEEALGLFGEHLS; from the coding sequence ATGTCTGATTTACGCCAACGCTTTTTTATCGAAGACTGTCCTGTTCGCGGTGAAGTGGTTCATTTGGAAGAAGCACTACAAACCATTTTGGCGCAACGTGAATATATGCCTGCGGTACAAAGCCTCTTGGGTGAAATGCTCAGTGCAACGGCCTTACTGGCCAGCACATTGAAGATTCGTGGCCGTATTAGCTTACAGATTCAAGCGACAGGCACATTTAAATGGGCCATGGCTGAATGTAACCATTTAGGTGAAGTTCGCGCTTTGGCCGATTATGAAGAAGATCCTCGCTTTGTCGAAGGTACAGACAGCCGTACTGTGCTTGCTGCACTCAGCAATCCAGTATTGTTCATCAATATTGAACCTGAACACGGTGAGCGCTATCAAGGGATCGTACCGCTTGATCAACCCACTTTGGCGGGTTGCTTGACCCAATACTACGATTTGTCTGCACAGATTCCGACACATATTGTGTTGGCAACCAATCAGCAGCGTTCAGGTGGTTTATTGATTCAACTCCTTCCTCGTAATGATGAAGAAGAGCAAAAACTGGTAGACGAAGATTTATGGCCGCGTTTGACCATGTTGACTGAAACCTTGAAACCAGAAGAACTGACAGATCTTTCGGCCAATGAAATTCTTTATCGTTTGTATAATGAAGAAGAAGTGCGTTTACCTGAAGTTGAGCAATTAAAGTTTGGCTGTACCTGCTCTAAAGAACGTTGTGCCAATGCCTTGATCCAAATCGGTGTGACTGCAGTTCATGAAACACTTGAAGCTCAAAACCCAATCCAGATGGATTGTCAGTTCTGTAATACACGTTATGAATTTACCGCAGAAGAAGCTTTAGGCTTGTT